A genomic region of Methylobacterium durans contains the following coding sequences:
- a CDS encoding methyl-accepting chemotaxis protein: MLRSALGNFRAAQAPSVAAPPAPRDDERLLSAMERLIASQRLAVADLPPGPVADALQRLEASRGESRLRDLADLARLAKEASEAAINVGWTTYDVGQIANSSQTIASATEEMVASIAQVAETSESAGLRAHAAQAAMTICLRDVHQTREAMQAIHDRTMQIDERMKVLQGAVAQIGTMAATIAGISGQTNLLALNATIEAARAGEAGRGFAVVAAEVKALSGQTAKSTEEIRSWLGTLQAEMSLIADAVNESRDAVAGGSAIVAELGTRIAEAETGITETSSLTQALAQTLGQQRTATEEIARNVQDIAEKSAKTRTEIDSITERLVKTESSAQMTLDAVEEAAPVYPLVRLPADIGTWKRRLARILAGFAPAEAAAAAMRVGETVRLSQILAQGPESGHPAFSAFSRAEETALREAEQMVRAIARSDWDAGTPAFRAASKAMKDMLDAADQIARTGR, translated from the coding sequence ATGTTGCGGTCGGCTCTCGGCAACTTCCGCGCGGCGCAAGCGCCCTCGGTCGCAGCGCCGCCGGCGCCTCGCGATGACGAGCGCCTGCTCTCCGCGATGGAGCGGCTGATCGCGAGCCAGCGGCTCGCCGTTGCCGATCTTCCGCCGGGTCCGGTCGCCGACGCCCTGCAGCGGCTCGAAGCGAGCCGTGGCGAGAGCCGCCTGCGCGATCTCGCCGATCTCGCGCGGCTCGCCAAGGAAGCCTCCGAGGCGGCCATCAACGTCGGCTGGACCACCTACGACGTCGGCCAGATCGCGAATTCCTCCCAGACCATCGCCAGTGCGACCGAGGAGATGGTCGCCTCGATCGCGCAGGTTGCCGAGACTTCGGAGAGCGCCGGCCTCCGCGCCCACGCCGCGCAGGCCGCCATGACGATCTGCCTGCGCGACGTCCATCAGACCCGCGAGGCGATGCAGGCGATCCATGATCGCACCATGCAGATCGACGAGCGCATGAAGGTGCTCCAAGGCGCCGTCGCCCAGATCGGCACCATGGCGGCGACGATCGCCGGCATCTCCGGCCAGACCAACCTCCTGGCGCTCAACGCGACGATCGAGGCGGCCCGGGCCGGCGAGGCGGGGCGCGGGTTCGCCGTCGTCGCCGCCGAGGTCAAGGCCCTCTCCGGCCAGACGGCGAAATCCACGGAGGAGATCCGCTCCTGGCTCGGCACCCTGCAGGCTGAGATGAGCCTGATCGCCGATGCCGTGAACGAGAGCCGGGACGCGGTCGCGGGCGGCAGCGCCATCGTGGCCGAGCTCGGCACGCGGATCGCGGAAGCCGAGACCGGCATCACCGAGACGAGCAGCCTCACCCAAGCCCTCGCCCAGACGCTGGGCCAGCAGCGCACGGCGACGGAGGAGATCGCCCGGAACGTCCAAGACATCGCCGAGAAATCGGCCAAGACCCGGACCGAGATCGACAGCATCACCGAGCGCCTCGTGAAGACCGAGAGCTCCGCCCAGATGACGCTCGACGCCGTCGAGGAGGCCGCGCCCGTCTACCCGCTGGTGCGGCTGCCGGCCGATATCGGCACCTGGAAGCGTCGCCTCGCGCGCATCCTCGCCGGATTCGCGCCGGCAGAGGCGGCTGCCGCTGCGATGCGGGTCGGCGAGACGGTGCGGCTGAGCCAGATCCTCGCCCAGGGACCGGAGAGTGGTCACCCCGCCTTCTCCGCCTTCAGCCGGGCCGAGGAGACAGCCCTGCGCGAGGCCGAGCAGATGGTGCGGGCCATCGCGCGCTCCGACTGGGATGCCGGAACCCCGGCCTTCCGCGCGGCGTCGAAGGCGATGAAGGACATGCTCGACGCCGCCGACCAGATCGCGCGAACCGGCCGCTAG
- a CDS encoding response regulator transcription factor, producing the protein MSNPQRVVLVAKAGDARSSVADRVRAAGIATAVIESRGLAEARRALTERPDIAFAFIDFGDTAAGRAAALLDLRLVFAGLRVVALAKSDARGDVLACLEAGASGFIPTSLEPGAFAEAVASVCAGRVFVPASLSALPTGAASAPAQAPQHRRESGLTARQADVLGHLRAGRSNRDIARRMHVAENTVKVHIHTIFRKLGISRRQQLINLP; encoded by the coding sequence ATGTCGAATCCTCAGCGCGTCGTGCTCGTCGCCAAAGCGGGCGACGCGCGGTCATCGGTGGCCGATCGCGTGCGCGCGGCGGGCATCGCCACTGCGGTGATCGAGAGCCGTGGCCTCGCCGAGGCGCGGCGCGCGCTCACCGAGCGGCCGGACATCGCCTTCGCCTTCATCGATTTCGGGGACACGGCCGCCGGCCGGGCGGCCGCCCTGCTCGACCTTCGCCTGGTCTTCGCGGGTCTGCGCGTGGTGGCCCTCGCCAAGTCCGACGCGCGCGGCGACGTGCTGGCCTGCCTGGAGGCGGGCGCCTCCGGCTTCATCCCGACCAGCCTGGAGCCGGGCGCCTTCGCGGAGGCGGTCGCGAGCGTCTGCGCGGGCCGCGTCTTCGTTCCCGCCTCCCTCAGCGCGCTTCCCACAGGCGCGGCCAGCGCACCCGCGCAAGCCCCGCAACACCGCCGGGAGAGCGGCCTGACGGCCCGGCAGGCCGACGTGCTCGGGCACCTGCGCGCGGGCCGCAGCAACCGCGACATCGCGCGCCGGATGCACGTCGCCGAGAACACGGTGAAGGTTCACATCCACACGATCTTCCGCAAGCTCGGCATCTCGCGCCGGCAGCAACTGATCAACCTTCCCTGA